Within the SAR202 cluster bacterium genome, the region GCACGGAGCACGGAGATCGTCTTCACCAGTGGCGGCACGGAATCGGACAACGCCGCCGTCAAGGGCGCGGCCCTCGCCCTGAAGAGCACCGGCAACCACGTTATCACATCATCCATTGAGCACCACGCCGTTCTCCACTCTGTCCACCAGCTTGAGCAGGCGGGCTACGAGGCGACGTACCTTACCGTGGACGAATTCGGCCGCGTCTCCCCGGAAGACGTGCGCCGGGCGATAACGGACAGGACGGCCGTTGTCAGCATCATGTATGCCAATAACGAGATAGGCACGGTGCAGCCTATTGCGGAGATTTCCCGGGTGGTGAAGGAAGAGGCGAAGCGACGGGGTCGGACGATCGTGTTCCACACGGACGCCGTGCAGGCCGCCGGACTGCTTGACCTGAATACCCGGACGCTCGGTGTGGACATGCTGAGCCTCTCCGGCCACAAGTTCCACGGCCCAAAGGGGACCGGCGTGCTGTTCGTGAGGCGCGGGACGCCCTTTGAGCCCCTGCAGGTCGGGGGCGGGCAAGAGAAGCAGCGCCGGTCCGGCACGGAGAACGTCCCGGGCATTATCGGGCTCGCTGAAGCGCTCCGTATCGCGGAAGAAGAGCGGGAGCACACCGTCGCCCAGTGCACCGTCCTGCGGGACCGGATAATCTCCACCGTTCTGGACAGCGTCTCCGGAGTCCGCCTGAATGGGCACCCCACCGAGCGACTGGCGAACAACGTCAACTTCTCGTTCGAGAATATCGAGGGCGAGCCGGTCTTGCTCGGCCTGGACTTCGCGGGCATCGCCGCCTCCAGCGGGAGCGCATGCTCCTCGGCGTCGCTCGAGCCTTCGCACGTCTTGACGGCCATTGGGCTACCGGCTAACATCGCGCAGGGCAGCCTGCGTATCACGCTCGGGGCGGAGAACACCGGGGAGGAAATTGATTACCTCCTTTCCATCTTGCCCGGCCTGATTACGAGGCTCCGGGGCATGCCGTCTCTGAGGAATTGAACCTCCACGACAGAGACGCGCATCTGAATTAGTGTAGTGTGACAATACGCAAAGTCCACGGCCCGCAAATGGGCCTAGCCTTAATCTTCGGGAGGATTTGATGGGGACCCCAAAGCACGTTAGCGACGCTTCGTTTGAGCAGGATGTACTGAAGTCCGACCTGCCTGTGCTGGTCGACTTCTGGGCCGAGTGGTGCGGGCCGTGCAAAATGATCGCGCCGGTAGTAGAAGAGCTTGCCAAAGAGTACGACGGCAAGGTTACTTTCGCAAAGCTGGACGTTGACAGCAACCCCCGCGCCGCGATGAAGTACGGCGTGCGCGGAATTCCGACCCTGCTCCTGTTCCGGGGCGGCGCGCCTATCGACCAGGTCGTCGGCGCAGTACCCAAGTCGCGGCTCAAAAACGTGCTCGACAAGGCCCTGGCCCGAACGGCCTGACAGCCTCCTTGGATAGTTAAAGGACACCTCCGGCCCTATGGAGGTGTCCTTTATTTTGCCCTGCAAGTAGTCAATGTTTACGTTGACCCAGACTAGTTGCGGTGGTAGGATGGTTCGTGTCTTCTAAGTAACTTTTCTGTCGCCAACCCGCTCAAATACCACAGTCCGGCTCGGTTATCACCGCACCATACCCAGAGAATTGCTAATTTGGCTTGCCGGCCTGTGCTATTATTGCGTGCGTTTCAGGCTTAACTCAAAGCTGACAGAAATAGGGACGTTGACGTTGTAGGTTCTGTCACATCGATAATGTCCTGTCGTGTTTGACGCAGATTAGGTACGCAGCGTATTTGCGCTATCAACATAAGGGACCTGAACTGCGGAGTCTTCGAACGTAAATGAAAATTCTGTACCGTGCCGCCGCGTACGGTTTCCGACATAAGCTCCTCATCACAGGCTCGTACGCCAGCACCTTTTCGGCTACCTTCCTCGGACTCCTGACGCCCCTCCTCCTTGGTTCGTCAATCGACTCCGTCATTGATAGCGGGGTAAGCAGCCGTCTCTGGCTTTACGGTGGGGCAGTGCTCCTCGTGGCCTTCCTGCGGAGCATGTCCACCTACGCCCAGTCGTTCCTTTCCGAGGCTGTGTCCCAACGGGCGGCGTTCGACATTCGCAACGACTTCTTCCGCAAGCTCCAGCACCTGAGCTTCGGGTTCTACGACAAGCACCAGACCGGAAACCTGATGTCCCGCGCCACGTCGGACATTGAGAACATCCGGGGCTGGGCCAGCGGCGGCTTGCTGCAGATCTTCACCATCACGTTCACGGTTATTTCCGTCTCGGCAATCCTGTTTACGACGAACTGGAAGCTGACGCTCGTCTCCCTCAGCGTGACTCCGATCGTCGGCAGGCTTTTCGGGAAGGGCATGCCGAAGCGGCTGAACGATAT harbors:
- the trxA gene encoding thioredoxin TrxA; translated protein: MGTPKHVSDASFEQDVLKSDLPVLVDFWAEWCGPCKMIAPVVEELAKEYDGKVTFAKLDVDSNPRAAMKYGVRGIPTLLLFRGGAPIDQVVGAVPKSRLKNVLDKALARTA
- a CDS encoding aminotransferase class V-fold PLP-dependent enzyme; this translates as MTSSNKLIYMDHAATTALRPEALQKMLPYFTQSFGNPSSIYTLAQESRKALDEARDVVAKVLGARSTEIVFTSGGTESDNAAVKGAALALKSTGNHVITSSIEHHAVLHSVHQLEQAGYEATYLTVDEFGRVSPEDVRRAITDRTAVVSIMYANNEIGTVQPIAEISRVVKEEAKRRGRTIVFHTDAVQAAGLLDLNTRTLGVDMLSLSGHKFHGPKGTGVLFVRRGTPFEPLQVGGGQEKQRRSGTENVPGIIGLAEALRIAEEEREHTVAQCTVLRDRIISTVLDSVSGVRLNGHPTERLANNVNFSFENIEGEPVLLGLDFAGIAASSGSACSSASLEPSHVLTAIGLPANIAQGSLRITLGAENTGEEIDYLLSILPGLITRLRGMPSLRN